In Corynebacterium afermentans subsp. afermentans, a genomic segment contains:
- a CDS encoding GAP family protein, with translation MGSVIAVGGLALLDSLSLGTLVIPLALIVHWRAVKVPALTAYLITVAAVYFLLGLGILLGFAGLGSIAERVTQTDVFPWITLILGAVLALFGIFAPNPKKPEPGQLPKRAAGATSSVPSMVALGLGASLTEAATMLPYIAAMGIIGSWDIPSAAKAGAVGIYCLIMILPTVILATLALLFGQKFFPRLERLIPRLEYEAKVTLLWIAAIVGIYMVANSVATIRGDLPAS, from the coding sequence ATGGGTTCAGTCATCGCAGTTGGTGGTTTGGCGCTGCTCGACAGCCTGAGCTTGGGCACCCTTGTCATCCCCCTTGCGCTTATCGTCCACTGGCGCGCCGTTAAAGTTCCGGCGCTGACCGCGTATTTGATCACCGTTGCGGCGGTGTACTTCCTCCTCGGACTAGGGATCCTCCTCGGATTCGCCGGTCTGGGCTCAATTGCCGAACGGGTCACGCAGACCGACGTCTTCCCATGGATCACGTTGATACTGGGCGCGGTCCTCGCGCTTTTCGGCATCTTCGCGCCCAACCCCAAAAAGCCCGAACCCGGGCAGTTGCCGAAACGCGCAGCCGGAGCCACAAGCAGTGTGCCGAGCATGGTCGCCCTGGGCCTCGGCGCATCTCTCACCGAGGCGGCGACCATGCTGCCGTACATCGCTGCAATGGGCATCATCGGAAGCTGGGATATCCCCTCCGCGGCCAAGGCCGGGGCCGTGGGCATCTACTGCCTCATCATGATCTTGCCGACAGTCATCCTCGCCACCTTGGCACTGCTCTTTGGCCAGAAGTTCTTCCCGCGGCTCGAACGCCTTATCCCCCGCCTCGAGTACGAGGCAAAAGTGACGCTTCTCTGGATCGCCGCCATCGTCGGCATCTACATGGTGGCGAACAGCGTTGCGACGATCCGCGGTGACCTCCCCGCCTCATAG
- a CDS encoding SulP family inorganic anion transporter yields MAFAHTEISHEPPAPTGVVESFRYAFSSPTRLRKEVLAGLTVGLALIPEAIAFSILAGVDPALGLFASVIMAITIAFTGGRPAMISAATGAVALVIAPVAREYGVDYFIATVLLAGMLQIVLAALGVAKLQRFIPRSVMTGFVNALGILIFTAQLEHLIDVPKVVYALVAAGIAIMIGWPKLTGAIPAPLITIIVISAVVGLAGFRVPTVSDMGQLPDSLPRLFIPDVPLTLETLQIIAPYSLAMAIVGLLESLMTAKLVDDITDTHSDKTRESWGQGVANIASGIFGGMGGCAMIGQTMINVRESGARTRLSTLLAGVFLLAFILLLGDVVGQIPMAALVAIMIMVSVGTIDWHSVHPRTLKFMPLSETVVMLVTVVATLATSNLAVGVVLGVITAMITFARRVAHLASVEQVSAEDTTNDGQVDTRTYRIHGQLFWASSNDLVYAFDYTDPAENIVLDLSAAEVWDASTVATLDSVTRKFEERGKTVTIVGLDGPSKDRLDRLSGKLNSQ; encoded by the coding sequence ATGGCTTTCGCTCACACCGAGATTTCTCACGAACCGCCCGCTCCGACGGGGGTTGTGGAGTCCTTCCGCTACGCATTTTCGTCGCCTACTCGCCTGCGCAAGGAGGTGCTGGCGGGCCTCACCGTCGGACTGGCGCTCATCCCCGAGGCCATCGCGTTTTCCATCCTCGCCGGCGTTGATCCGGCGCTCGGGCTGTTCGCCTCGGTGATCATGGCCATCACCATCGCGTTCACCGGCGGCCGCCCCGCGATGATCTCGGCCGCCACGGGTGCGGTCGCCCTGGTCATCGCCCCGGTGGCCCGCGAGTACGGGGTGGACTACTTCATCGCAACCGTCTTGCTGGCGGGCATGCTGCAGATCGTGCTCGCGGCGCTCGGGGTGGCCAAGCTGCAGCGCTTCATCCCGCGGTCGGTGATGACCGGCTTCGTCAACGCGCTGGGTATTTTGATCTTCACCGCGCAGCTGGAGCATCTTATCGACGTACCAAAGGTCGTCTACGCCCTCGTCGCAGCTGGCATCGCGATCATGATCGGGTGGCCAAAGCTTACGGGCGCCATCCCCGCCCCGTTGATCACCATCATCGTCATCAGCGCTGTCGTGGGGCTTGCCGGATTCCGCGTCCCCACTGTGTCGGATATGGGGCAGCTGCCGGATTCCCTGCCGCGCCTGTTCATCCCGGACGTGCCACTGACGCTGGAAACGCTTCAGATTATCGCGCCGTATTCCCTGGCTATGGCAATCGTGGGCCTGCTGGAGTCGTTGATGACGGCCAAGCTTGTCGACGACATCACCGACACCCACTCCGACAAAACCCGAGAATCCTGGGGCCAAGGCGTGGCGAACATCGCCTCCGGCATCTTCGGCGGCATGGGCGGCTGCGCCATGATCGGCCAGACCATGATCAACGTCCGCGAATCTGGGGCGCGCACCCGCCTGTCTACGCTGCTGGCCGGCGTATTCCTCCTCGCATTCATCCTGCTGCTCGGCGACGTGGTGGGCCAGATCCCGATGGCGGCACTCGTGGCCATCATGATCATGGTGTCCGTGGGCACCATCGACTGGCACTCGGTGCACCCGCGCACCCTGAAATTCATGCCACTATCGGAGACCGTGGTGATGCTGGTGACCGTCGTAGCAACGCTTGCCACCAGCAACCTCGCCGTCGGCGTCGTACTCGGCGTGATCACCGCGATGATCACCTTCGCCCGCCGCGTCGCACACCTCGCCTCCGTCGAGCAGGTTTCCGCCGAGGACACGACCAACGACGGGCAGGTGGACACCCGCACCTACCGCATCCACGGCCAGCTGTTCTGGGCCTCCAGCAACGACCTGGTCTACGCATTCGACTACACCGACCCTGCAGAAAACATCGTGCTCGACTTGAGCGCGGCCGAGGTGTGGGACGCCTCCACCGTGGCCACGTTGGACTCCGTCACCCGCAAGTTCGAGGAACGAGGCAAGACCGTCACCATCGTCGGCCTCGACGGGCCGAGCAAGGACCGCCTGGACCGCCTGTCCGGAAAACTCAACAGCCAATAA
- a CDS encoding ABC transporter substrate-binding protein, whose product MKRTSPLSLQRLTATFTAAALLLTGCSSESADSGQRTDAAGSNDRIVTLGLGDVDTVLALGEQPVGYATWEAEGSGDPSGLGPWAKDKLTAEPNPIRNTTTEFSTDTAEQVAALDPTKIIAVNSGFDSDKQALLQQIAPATFHSDQHEDWQVPWDEQIKEIAAALGQEAEGDKLIAESEQAFADFRQAHPELQGKTAVIGMPYDGKLGVYTAGDGRGSFIEKLGFTIPDKFNGDGSSFFIDWSPENYSDFNDVDYVFILDYYDAIDALKNDAAFANLDVNTRGGVHWLDTDTANAMSMPNPLTIPYAITQIDQEL is encoded by the coding sequence TTGAAACGTACTTCCCCATTGTCGCTTCAGCGGTTGACCGCTACCTTCACCGCGGCTGCGCTGCTGCTCACCGGCTGTTCCAGCGAGTCCGCAGACTCCGGCCAGCGCACCGACGCGGCGGGGTCGAACGACCGCATTGTCACGCTCGGGCTTGGCGACGTGGACACCGTCCTCGCGTTGGGGGAGCAACCGGTCGGCTACGCCACCTGGGAGGCAGAGGGCTCGGGCGATCCGTCCGGCCTCGGACCGTGGGCGAAAGACAAGCTCACCGCCGAGCCGAACCCGATCCGCAACACCACCACCGAGTTCAGCACCGACACCGCTGAGCAGGTCGCAGCGCTCGATCCGACCAAGATCATCGCAGTCAACAGCGGTTTCGACAGCGACAAGCAGGCCCTGCTGCAGCAGATTGCGCCGGCGACCTTCCATTCCGACCAACACGAAGACTGGCAGGTGCCGTGGGACGAGCAGATTAAGGAGATCGCGGCGGCGTTGGGTCAGGAAGCTGAGGGCGACAAGCTCATCGCAGAATCCGAGCAGGCTTTCGCCGACTTCCGGCAGGCGCATCCGGAGCTGCAGGGCAAGACCGCGGTCATCGGGATGCCTTACGACGGCAAGCTCGGCGTGTACACGGCAGGCGACGGCCGCGGCTCCTTCATTGAAAAGCTCGGGTTTACCATCCCGGACAAGTTCAACGGTGACGGATCCAGCTTCTTCATCGATTGGTCCCCCGAGAACTACTCCGACTTCAATGACGTGGACTACGTGTTCATCCTGGACTACTACGACGCGATCGACGCGCTGAAGAACGATGCCGCGTTTGCGAACCTTGACGTCAACACGCGCGGGGGCGTGCACTGGCTCGACACCGACACCGCCAACGCGATGAGCATGCCCAACCCGCTGACCATCCCGTACGCGATCACACAGATTGACCAGGAGCTCTAG
- a CDS encoding ABC transporter ATP-binding protein, whose product MLHVRDLTVSYGAATIIDGLGLDVPRGGVTTIVGPNGCGKSTLLRAVAGLIPRERGEVVLDGRNTAEMKRREIARTLAVLPQTPVAPDGLTVRDLVGRGRHPHQTWLRQTSEKDSAVVDEVMELTQVSEFAERPLERLSGGQRQRAWIAMVLAQDTPLVLLDEPTTYLDLSHSVELLALIRRLADDMGRTVVMVLHDLNLAARFSDQLVVMKGGEVQAAGTPAEVVSEQLLADVFSLPAVVAEDPVAGGPLIVPR is encoded by the coding sequence ATGCTTCACGTGCGTGATCTCACCGTCAGCTACGGTGCGGCAACGATCATCGACGGGCTCGGCCTCGACGTCCCGCGCGGCGGCGTCACCACCATCGTCGGGCCGAACGGCTGCGGTAAATCAACGTTGTTGCGCGCGGTTGCTGGCCTCATCCCGCGTGAGCGCGGGGAGGTGGTCTTGGACGGCCGAAACACCGCGGAGATGAAACGCCGCGAGATCGCCCGCACGCTCGCGGTGCTGCCGCAAACCCCCGTAGCGCCGGACGGGCTGACGGTGCGTGACCTGGTCGGACGCGGGCGCCACCCGCACCAGACGTGGCTGCGCCAGACCTCGGAGAAAGACAGCGCGGTGGTGGACGAGGTGATGGAGCTGACTCAGGTGTCCGAGTTCGCGGAGCGTCCGCTCGAGCGGCTCTCGGGTGGGCAGCGGCAGCGCGCGTGGATCGCGATGGTGCTCGCCCAAGACACCCCGCTCGTGCTTTTGGACGAGCCGACCACGTATCTGGACCTTTCCCACTCCGTCGAGTTACTTGCGCTTATTCGCCGTCTCGCCGATGACATGGGGCGCACCGTGGTCATGGTGCTGCACGATTTGAACCTCGCGGCGCGTTTTTCCGACCAGTTGGTCGTGATGAAAGGCGGCGAGGTCCAAGCGGCGGGCACGCCCGCCGAGGTTGTGTCGGAGCAGTTGCTTGCCGACGTATTCTCGCTGCCCGCCGTGGTCGCCGAGGACCCGGTGGCAGGAGGGCCGCTGATCGTGCCCCGCTAG
- a CDS encoding FecCD family ABC transporter permease — MFAVNVVLAACGLAVALGGIMVGEFGLGLRDVLAALTGQSTGMARTVVVEWRLPRVATAVAVGAALGFAGAIFQTITRNPLASPDILGVVSGASAFALTALLAGGGTGVLLSALEVPLSAFVGGIAVSGAIWWLSRADGLGSFQLIFAGIILNALAVAYNSFLLVRADYRDVGKAQAWVTGSVGSSGWGDAAAVLVALALVVPLLRWASFQLEALSLGDDTAAGLGVDPRRTQLVLMVLAVALTSTAVAASGPIAFVAFVAPHVGRRLANAPTPPLGTAMIAGALIVAGADLAVRTVVPGDLPVGVATSAFGGAALLYALMRATRKVTL; from the coding sequence ATGTTCGCAGTTAATGTCGTGCTCGCTGCGTGTGGGCTCGCCGTCGCGCTCGGAGGCATCATGGTGGGTGAATTCGGGCTTGGGCTTCGCGACGTCCTCGCCGCCCTGACCGGACAGTCCACCGGCATGGCCCGCACCGTGGTCGTTGAATGGCGCCTGCCGCGTGTTGCCACGGCGGTGGCGGTGGGGGCCGCGCTCGGATTCGCGGGTGCGATCTTTCAGACGATCACTCGTAACCCGCTGGCCAGTCCAGACATCTTGGGCGTTGTTTCAGGTGCGTCGGCGTTCGCACTTACAGCGCTGCTCGCGGGTGGCGGTACCGGGGTGCTGCTCAGCGCGCTCGAGGTGCCGCTGAGCGCGTTTGTCGGCGGGATAGCGGTCTCCGGGGCGATCTGGTGGCTCAGCCGCGCCGACGGCCTGGGATCGTTTCAGCTCATCTTCGCCGGCATCATCCTCAACGCCCTGGCGGTGGCGTACAACTCCTTCCTCCTCGTCCGTGCCGACTACCGCGATGTGGGCAAAGCCCAGGCGTGGGTGACCGGCTCTGTCGGATCCTCGGGTTGGGGTGACGCCGCCGCTGTGTTGGTGGCGCTTGCGCTGGTTGTGCCGCTGCTGCGCTGGGCGTCATTCCAGCTCGAAGCCCTCTCTCTCGGGGACGACACGGCTGCGGGGCTGGGCGTCGATCCGCGCCGCACCCAGCTTGTGCTCATGGTGCTTGCCGTGGCGTTGACATCGACGGCGGTGGCGGCTTCAGGTCCGATTGCTTTTGTGGCGTTTGTGGCGCCGCACGTGGGCCGTCGATTAGCAAATGCCCCCACGCCCCCACTTGGCACCGCCATGATTGCTGGCGCGCTGATCGTCGCCGGTGCGGACCTCGCGGTGCGCACCGTTGTGCCGGGAGACTTACCGGTAGGCGTGGCCACGTCAGCGTTCGGCGGGGCGGCCTTGCTCTACGCGCTGATGCGCGCGACCAGAAAGGTGACCTTGTAA
- a CDS encoding FecCD family ABC transporter permease, with protein sequence MSATRRAGFAIALGISAVAAVLLSLAVGARQMGVTESVSAVRDGLALAFHTESGQVSEEAQVVAQLRVPRTLLGLLAGSALGTAGALLQGHTRNPLADTNLLGIAPGAALAVAAATAVFGSLPVLVAVGVGFLGATMAVVLVFALSARSRGSTPITVVLGGSALGAVSSALTSGIVLTSTQSLNDMRFWTAGSVAGRDMHIVAAVAPVILVGLVAAFATANRVNMVNLGDDVAHSLGVNVAAARAVGILLVALLAGAAVAGAGPIGFVGLVVPHIVRSLTGPDYRLVLPCSALAGATLLLLADVAGRVIARPGELQVGITLAFVGAPFALYLLRKGAKL encoded by the coding sequence ATGAGTGCGACTAGACGCGCGGGATTCGCCATTGCGCTCGGGATTTCGGCTGTCGCCGCGGTGTTGCTCTCGCTCGCCGTCGGCGCGCGGCAGATGGGCGTGACAGAAAGCGTCAGCGCTGTGCGTGACGGGCTTGCCCTCGCGTTCCACACCGAATCTGGGCAGGTCAGCGAGGAAGCGCAAGTGGTTGCCCAACTGCGGGTTCCACGCACGCTGCTCGGCCTGCTCGCCGGCTCGGCGCTAGGCACAGCGGGAGCTCTGCTCCAGGGGCACACGCGCAACCCGCTGGCTGACACAAACCTGCTGGGCATCGCCCCGGGGGCGGCGCTTGCGGTGGCTGCAGCAACCGCCGTGTTCGGCTCGCTGCCCGTGCTGGTCGCGGTGGGGGTCGGTTTCCTCGGCGCGACAATGGCGGTAGTGCTCGTCTTCGCACTGAGCGCGCGAAGCCGCGGATCCACCCCGATCACGGTTGTACTCGGCGGGTCCGCGCTCGGGGCGGTGTCTTCCGCGCTGACCAGCGGCATCGTGCTCACCAGCACGCAAAGCCTCAATGACATGCGGTTTTGGACGGCGGGCTCCGTCGCGGGCCGGGACATGCACATCGTCGCCGCCGTCGCCCCGGTCATACTGGTCGGCCTGGTGGCTGCGTTCGCTACGGCGAACCGGGTGAACATGGTGAACCTGGGCGATGACGTCGCGCACTCCCTCGGCGTCAACGTCGCGGCTGCACGCGCGGTGGGAATCCTGCTGGTCGCCCTGCTTGCTGGTGCAGCTGTGGCGGGGGCGGGCCCGATCGGGTTTGTCGGCTTGGTCGTGCCGCATATCGTCCGCTCCCTGACCGGGCCGGATTACCGGCTGGTGCTGCCATGCTCCGCGCTTGCCGGTGCGACGCTGCTGCTCCTCGCGGATGTCGCCGGCCGAGTCATCGCCCGCCCCGGTGAGCTGCAAGTTGGCATCACCCTCGCATTCGTCGGCGCCCCGTTCGCCCTGTACCTGCTGCGGAAGGGGGCGAAGCTGTGA
- a CDS encoding siderophore-interacting protein, which produces MSFRPFLATVVRSERIAPNFQRVTFTGVDAMGPAVPIMDLRIKLIIPSAAGLVDLPAEGWWDLWRAMPEHTRGHLRTYSIRALRRNDGDPDELDVDFVLHGHNAGPASAWAESALPGQALWIIGPTRDDASGVGIEFAPGAAAAARLYGDETALPAISRVLEDWPEDLAGSADIEVPAGNSLQIDAPAHVDVRWHFRTEPEVGHGDKLYAQLKQDIEPLRGPAAPTTDEPDNDGGLQRDNVWETPTYSGSGEPINSGAGASGHTYYWIAGKNTSVKAMRRLLVKEAGLPREHISFMGYWR; this is translated from the coding sequence GTGAGTTTCCGGCCCTTCCTTGCAACAGTCGTTCGCAGCGAGCGCATCGCACCGAATTTTCAACGTGTGACGTTCACCGGTGTCGACGCAATGGGTCCCGCTGTGCCCATCATGGATCTGCGGATCAAGCTCATCATCCCGTCGGCGGCAGGGCTTGTTGATTTGCCGGCCGAGGGGTGGTGGGACCTCTGGCGCGCCATGCCGGAACACACGCGCGGGCATCTCCGCACCTACTCCATTCGCGCCCTCCGGCGCAACGACGGTGACCCGGACGAACTCGATGTGGATTTCGTGCTGCACGGCCACAACGCTGGGCCAGCCTCCGCGTGGGCAGAAAGCGCGCTGCCCGGGCAGGCGCTGTGGATCATCGGGCCGACCCGCGATGACGCGTCTGGCGTCGGTATCGAATTCGCTCCCGGCGCTGCCGCGGCAGCTCGACTGTACGGCGATGAAACTGCTCTTCCGGCGATTTCCCGAGTGCTGGAGGACTGGCCCGAAGACCTCGCCGGTTCCGCTGACATTGAGGTGCCGGCGGGCAACAGCCTTCAAATCGATGCGCCTGCCCACGTTGATGTCCGTTGGCACTTCCGCACCGAGCCCGAAGTCGGGCATGGGGACAAGCTCTACGCGCAGCTTAAACAGGACATTGAGCCGCTGCGGGGCCCAGCAGCTCCCACCACCGATGAGCCCGATAACGACGGTGGCCTCCAGCGAGACAATGTCTGGGAAACCCCGACGTATTCGGGAAGCGGGGAACCCATCAACAGTGGGGCGGGCGCGTCCGGACACACCTACTACTGGATCGCCGGCAAGAACACTTCGGTGAAAGCGATGCGCCGCCTATTGGTTAAAGAGGCGGGGTTGCCGCGCGAGCACATCTCGTTCATGGGGTATTGGCGGTGA
- a CDS encoding cation:proton antiporter yields MGTFIALIGLLLATVLVAAVGERTGLPWPALLTVVVAPVIFIPGIDTVSIDPHLILPIFLPPLLWSLARRTSWGQIGSQLNVVLTMSIILVFLTIAALTATAMWMLPGLSLATAMVLAAAIAPPDPVAVDAVAGPAGIPKRITGTLQTEGLFNDAASIVTFNVAMAAAVAHGEVDFGKGFLQFLYAAVAAVLIGLVVGRLAAIFANSVPDSVIRTAFTWVLPFAIYAGCEAIHASGVIALVIAAVEMSSRSTMTAEDRLTGHSFWETVELLFTGVAFGLIGMSVRDAIDTAGTHIWQAVQVGVVLSVVAFAVRFVWMWVLYKLNEKKHRTNVSPLRLQEVLLMAWAGMRGLVTLALVLAIPASATSYHHELSVIALTVLTCTMVVPGLLLPWLVDKLDLQNGPGADQALEELNQRAYDAARRAVREHGEEYQPEAYAMVQEWLNSFAEKRLQDPEGSEERKEAFKRAHAGAMQMQEVALRAASRELQRARRERRYNPSDVDAVLADLDRLILARDRKALTGPSSLWEPK; encoded by the coding sequence GTGGGAACTTTCATAGCACTAATCGGCCTGCTGCTGGCCACCGTCCTCGTCGCCGCGGTAGGTGAGCGCACCGGCCTGCCGTGGCCGGCGCTTCTGACCGTGGTGGTCGCGCCGGTGATCTTCATCCCCGGCATCGATACGGTGTCCATCGATCCGCACTTGATCTTGCCGATCTTCCTGCCGCCGCTGCTGTGGTCGCTGGCCCGGCGCACGAGCTGGGGGCAAATCGGCTCGCAGCTCAACGTGGTGCTGACCATGTCGATCATCCTGGTGTTCCTCACCATCGCCGCGCTGACCGCCACGGCGATGTGGATGCTTCCGGGGCTCAGCTTGGCCACCGCGATGGTGCTCGCCGCCGCGATTGCCCCGCCGGACCCGGTGGCGGTGGACGCGGTGGCGGGCCCGGCCGGCATCCCGAAGCGCATCACCGGCACGCTGCAGACTGAGGGGCTGTTCAACGACGCCGCCTCCATCGTGACCTTCAACGTCGCCATGGCGGCCGCAGTCGCGCACGGCGAGGTTGACTTCGGTAAGGGTTTCTTGCAGTTCCTCTACGCCGCCGTCGCCGCGGTGTTGATCGGCCTGGTCGTGGGCAGGCTGGCGGCTATCTTCGCCAACTCCGTGCCCGATTCCGTGATCCGCACCGCGTTTACCTGGGTGCTCCCATTCGCCATCTACGCAGGCTGCGAGGCCATCCACGCTTCTGGCGTCATCGCGCTTGTTATCGCCGCGGTGGAGATGTCCTCGCGCTCCACCATGACCGCCGAGGACCGGCTGACCGGCCACTCCTTCTGGGAAACCGTGGAGCTGCTGTTTACCGGCGTGGCGTTCGGCCTGATCGGCATGAGCGTGCGCGACGCTATCGACACTGCCGGCACGCACATCTGGCAGGCGGTGCAGGTGGGCGTTGTCCTGTCCGTCGTCGCGTTTGCGGTGCGCTTCGTGTGGATGTGGGTGCTGTACAAGCTCAACGAGAAAAAGCACCGAACGAACGTCTCCCCGCTGCGTTTGCAGGAGGTTCTGCTCATGGCGTGGGCGGGCATGCGCGGGCTGGTCACGCTAGCGCTCGTGCTGGCAATCCCGGCATCGGCGACGAGCTACCACCACGAACTCTCAGTCATCGCGTTGACCGTGCTCACCTGCACGATGGTGGTGCCGGGGCTGTTGCTGCCGTGGCTCGTCGATAAGCTTGATCTGCAAAACGGACCCGGCGCCGATCAGGCGCTCGAGGAGCTGAACCAGCGCGCCTACGATGCGGCGCGCAGGGCGGTGCGTGAGCACGGCGAGGAGTACCAGCCCGAGGCCTACGCGATGGTGCAGGAGTGGCTGAATTCGTTTGCGGAGAAGCGTTTGCAGGATCCGGAAGGGTCCGAGGAGCGCAAGGAAGCCTTCAAGCGCGCCCATGCTGGGGCGATGCAGATGCAGGAGGTCGCACTTCGCGCCGCTAGCCGCGAGCTGCAGCGCGCTCGGCGCGAGCGCCGCTACAACCCGTCCGATGTCGACGCGGTGCTCGCCGACCTGGACCGCCTCATTCTCGCGCGCGACCGCAAGGCTCTTACTGGGCCGAGCAGCTTGTGGGAGCCGAAGTAA
- a CDS encoding RNA-binding domain-containing protein, with amino-acid sequence MLDSGFEGVEEALSAIEAGDSADIWESQVLDFKEDPAVHPMNKNPDAGLVEFLIDEVICFSNADGGVAYIVLGVNDKKAGPAAFTGTDRSCDWLVEKIYSKTQPHIQVEASEIERCGKRLIALRIPRGMALYQRSKGQASKRVGKNCVPLGEDERRSIHLSRSNPDLSATVSRRSPEDLDPKAIEQAKALLANRKHALGDDSPVPQTSHQLCSELGLLTADGALTFAAEILFMQPLHNRTVVRHLLRDVPSGDPKVTEISAPLITASEQLRALIKAHTSQEIARVQLPNGQEFPIPAFPAAAVDEIVSNAFAHRDWGATTAIVVDQSPTSLTVWSPGGLPVGVPEERILTTQSIPRNPILMGALRQLGLAEESSRGFDRMWVSMLASGRQAPSLNADGPFVEVTLPAGNVDSAFIKTLYLLRTEFGEAIFKSVDGLLVARHLANNQILMTATAARLMQVPEAQAQETLGWYASQGFLEPLRDAPEWILSARARTAFEGNESTAIASVTTEDWIIAQLREGKSLNAREVANELGVERESVSRILRHLRDLGKAKIADGSPTRGPSVRWVSL; translated from the coding sequence ATGCTCGATTCGGGTTTTGAGGGTGTGGAGGAAGCACTGTCGGCAATTGAGGCCGGAGATAGCGCTGATATCTGGGAATCCCAGGTACTGGATTTCAAGGAGGATCCCGCCGTCCACCCGATGAACAAGAACCCCGATGCGGGTCTTGTGGAGTTTCTCATCGACGAAGTCATTTGTTTCTCCAACGCCGACGGCGGAGTCGCCTACATTGTCCTTGGCGTCAATGACAAGAAGGCAGGCCCTGCTGCGTTCACGGGTACTGATCGCTCATGCGATTGGTTGGTGGAAAAGATTTACAGCAAGACGCAGCCTCATATTCAGGTCGAAGCTTCTGAAATCGAGCGCTGTGGCAAGCGTTTGATTGCGTTGCGCATCCCGCGGGGGATGGCGTTGTATCAGCGATCCAAAGGCCAGGCCAGTAAACGCGTCGGGAAAAACTGTGTTCCTTTGGGGGAGGATGAGCGTCGCAGTATTCACCTGTCCCGTTCGAACCCTGACCTGAGCGCTACTGTGTCTCGACGAAGCCCTGAAGATCTCGACCCTAAGGCAATCGAGCAGGCTAAAGCACTCCTTGCCAACCGGAAGCATGCCTTGGGTGATGACTCGCCTGTACCCCAGACGAGTCATCAACTCTGCAGTGAGTTGGGATTGCTTACGGCCGATGGCGCGCTGACATTTGCGGCAGAAATTCTCTTCATGCAGCCACTGCACAACCGGACGGTCGTGAGACATTTGCTTCGCGACGTGCCCAGTGGCGATCCGAAAGTAACCGAGATCTCCGCACCGTTGATTACTGCGTCAGAACAGCTACGTGCGTTGATTAAGGCTCACACGTCGCAGGAGATTGCGCGAGTGCAGCTCCCGAACGGGCAAGAGTTTCCCATTCCGGCGTTTCCTGCGGCTGCTGTAGATGAAATTGTTTCTAACGCATTCGCGCACCGCGACTGGGGAGCGACCACTGCAATCGTCGTTGATCAGTCTCCGACCAGTCTGACCGTATGGTCTCCTGGTGGCCTCCCCGTAGGCGTGCCCGAGGAGCGGATTCTGACCACCCAATCGATTCCGCGCAACCCGATTCTGATGGGTGCACTGCGACAGTTAGGACTTGCTGAAGAATCTTCGCGAGGCTTCGATCGCATGTGGGTCTCCATGCTTGCTAGTGGTAGGCAAGCCCCCAGTCTGAATGCCGATGGGCCGTTTGTTGAGGTCACGTTGCCCGCCGGAAATGTCGATTCGGCGTTTATTAAGACGCTGTACCTGTTGCGTACTGAGTTTGGTGAAGCGATCTTCAAGAGTGTGGATGGGCTTTTGGTTGCGCGTCATCTAGCGAACAACCAGATTTTGATGACGGCCACGGCAGCTCGACTCATGCAAGTCCCGGAAGCGCAGGCCCAAGAAACCTTGGGGTGGTACGCAAGTCAGGGCTTCCTAGAACCTTTGCGGGATGCTCCTGAGTGGATACTGTCCGCTCGAGCTCGGACGGCCTTTGAGGGGAACGAATCTACTGCGATTGCATCCGTGACTACCGAGGACTGGATCATTGCTCAGTTGCGCGAGGGGAAGTCCCTGAACGCTCGTGAGGTTGCGAATGAACTCGGCGTAGAGCGTGAATCAGTGAGCCGAATCCTTCGCCACCTTCGAGATTTGGGTAAAGCGAAGATTGCCGACGGTAGCCCGACTCGAGGTCCGAGTGTTCGGTGGGTTTCCCTCTAA